The following DNA comes from Hyphomicrobiales bacterium.
ATATGACGATAAAAGCGGTGACGGAAATGACCGCGCAACTGGCTGGCGGCGTGCGCCGCGCAGCGAAAACGGCCTAGTACCCAAGCGGTCTAAGCCCTTTTAGGAGACCTCTCCCCGTGAACTGGATCGACAATGTCGTGCGGCCAAAGATCCGCACCCTGTTTGCCTCTTCGAGCCAAACGCCGGAAAATCTTTGGATCAAGTGTCCGGAAACGGGTGAGATGGTGTTCCACCGCGACCTTGAGAACAATGATTGGGTCGTGCCGAACTCCGGTCACCACATGCGCATGCCGATCCGCCGTCGCTTGGAACGGCTGTTCGATGAGGCGCAGTTCGAGCTGATCGAAACGCCGGATGTGGCCGCTGATCCGTTGAAGTTTCGTGATGAGCGCAAATACACCGACCGCATCCGCGATGCGCGCGGCAAGACCAATGAGCAGGATGCCTTTCTGGTGGCGGCTGGCACCATTCACGCTCAGCCTGTGGTGGTCGCGGCGCAGAACTTTGCCTTTATGGGCGGTTCGCTCGGCATGGCCGCAGGCGAAGCGTTCATCAAGGCCGCCGAAGTCGCGGTCGAGCGCGGCCGTCCTCTGATCCTGTTTGCCGCGTCTGGCGGAGCGCGCATGCAAGAGGGCATTCTCTCGCTCATGCAGCTGCCGCGCACGACCGTTGCCGTGCAGCGCGTCAAGGAAGCGGGCCTGCCCTATATCGTGGTGCTCACCAATCCCACCACCGGCGGTGTTACGGCATCTTACGCCATGCTGGGCGACATCCATATCGCCGAGCCGGGCGCGCTGATTGGTTTCGCTGGCCCCCGCGTGATTGAGCAGACCATCCGGGAAAAACTGCCCGAAGGATTCCAACGTTCGGAATATCTCCTGGAGCATGGCATGCTCGATATGGTGGTGACCCGCCAGGAGATGCGCGACACGCTGGCTCGTTTGGTTGATCTCTTCATGAACCCTGTATCGTTGCCAGCACTGGCGGCGCCCGAAGAACCAGTCGAAGACGCCGTACCCGCCGATGAGCCGGCTTCTCCTGAGGCTCCCGCAATGACGGACGGCGAACCGCAGCGCGAAGCTCAGCCTGCATGATCGGCAGACAAGGAACCAACTGGTGAACGATCCGGTTATGCCCAACACGGGCGGGCAAACGTCGACCGAAAAGGTCGATGTGCTCGACCTGCTGCACCGTTTCACGACGCTGCACCCGCGCGCCTGGGACCTAGGTCTGGAGCGGCTTGCCCGTCTCCTGAACGATCTGGGCAACCCGCATCTGCGTTTGCCGCCGGTGGTGCATGTGGCAGGTACCAACGGCAAAGGCTCCACAATCGCCTTCATGCGCGCGATGCTGGAAGCCGACGCCCGCAGCGCCCACGTCTACACCTCGCCCCATCTGGTGCGTTTCAATGAGCGGATCCGCATCGGCGCGCCTGGCGACGGCCAGTTCGTATCGGATGCAGCGCTGACTGAGACTCTGCTGCGCTGCGAACGGGTGAATGCCGGTCAGCCGATCACGTTCTTTGAAGCGACGACGGCAGCTGCCATGGCGCTGTTTGCGCAGCATCCGGCGGATGCGACTCTGCTTGAAGTCGGTCTAGGCGGACGGCTTGATGCGACCAACGTGGTTGAAACGCCGCACATCTGCGTCATCACGCCGATCTCCATGGATCATATGAGCTTCCTTGGTGACACGCTGGAAAAGATCGCCGCAGAAAAGGCTGGCATCTTGAAGCGAGACGTCACGGCCGTGATCGGCCCGCAGGAACCAGCCGCACTTGAGGTTATCCGGGCCGCCTCGCAACGGGTCGGCGCACCGCTTGTTGTCCATGGCCAAGATTACATGGCCTATGAGGAGCATGGGCGTCTGGTGTATCAAGACGCGTTCGGATTGCTCGATTTGCCGCTGCCGCGCCTGCCAGGACGCCATCAGATCATCAATGCAGGGCTGGCGCTCGCGGCCATGCGGCACAGCCAGTTCGAGCTTCCTGACCAGGCCTTTGAAACGGCGATGAGCACCGTAACCTGGCCGGCGCGTTTGCAGAAGCTCACCGGTGATCTGGCGGCGCTTGCCCCCTCATGCGATGTCTGGCTCGATGGCGGACACAATGCTGGTGGTGGCCAGGCGCTGGCAGAGGCGATGGCTGATCTGGAAGATCGCGTGCCACGCCCACTTTTTCTCGTGGCAGGCATGCTGCGCACCAAAGATGCCTCCAGCTTTTTTGAACCATTCGGCGGGTTGGCGCGGCAGGTGATCGCCATTCCGATCCCTGGGCACGAAAAGAGCTATGACACGGTAAGCCTTGCCTCGTCGGCTGCGGAAGGCGGCACTTTCGCCGCGATCAGCCCGAGCCTGGAAGATGCATTGCAGGAGATCGAATCCGCCTCAGACGAGCCTTGTCGTGTGCTGATCTGCGGCTCACTCTATCTGGCCGGTTACGCGCTGAAGGCGGATGGTTCGGAGCCTGTTTGACTCCACTCGGGCGTTGTCCCTAGCCTGACCCGGGATCGCAGCCAAGCGCAGTTGTTCACGGCGATCAAGGACAGCTTTTGGCTTCCGGGACGACGTTTCAGGTATTGATGCTTTCTCGCAACTCCGCCCTTGCCCACTCCGCGGCATCGCGAACAATGTCAGACGGATCGTCTTGAAGCGCTGCGACGCGTGGCACGAGGCTTGGATCATCGCTGTTGCCAGCAGCGATCAGGCAATTGCGGATGAACCGGTCTCGCCCAATGCGTTTGATCGGTGAGCCGGAAAAAAACTGTCGAAACGACGCGTCATCAAGCGTCAAAAGATCGGCGAGCTTGGGAGCCTTGAGGTCTTCACGCGCCTTGAGCTTGGCTTCGCGTGCCGTGCCAGCGAACTTGTTCCAAGGACAGACCGCCAAACAATCATCACAGCCATAGATGCGGTTGCCCATGGCCTTGCGGAACTCCTCCGGGATCGGCCCCTTGTGCTCGATGGTGAGGTAGGAGATGCA
Coding sequences within:
- a CDS encoding acetyl-CoA carboxylase carboxyltransferase subunit beta; translated protein: MNWIDNVVRPKIRTLFASSSQTPENLWIKCPETGEMVFHRDLENNDWVVPNSGHHMRMPIRRRLERLFDEAQFELIETPDVAADPLKFRDERKYTDRIRDARGKTNEQDAFLVAAGTIHAQPVVVAAQNFAFMGGSLGMAAGEAFIKAAEVAVERGRPLILFAASGGARMQEGILSLMQLPRTTVAVQRVKEAGLPYIVVLTNPTTGGVTASYAMLGDIHIAEPGALIGFAGPRVIEQTIREKLPEGFQRSEYLLEHGMLDMVVTRQEMRDTLARLVDLFMNPVSLPALAAPEEPVEDAVPADEPASPEAPAMTDGEPQREAQPA
- a CDS encoding bifunctional folylpolyglutamate synthase/dihydrofolate synthase, with amino-acid sequence MPNTGGQTSTEKVDVLDLLHRFTTLHPRAWDLGLERLARLLNDLGNPHLRLPPVVHVAGTNGKGSTIAFMRAMLEADARSAHVYTSPHLVRFNERIRIGAPGDGQFVSDAALTETLLRCERVNAGQPITFFEATTAAAMALFAQHPADATLLEVGLGGRLDATNVVETPHICVITPISMDHMSFLGDTLEKIAAEKAGILKRDVTAVIGPQEPAALEVIRAASQRVGAPLVVHGQDYMAYEEHGRLVYQDAFGLLDLPLPRLPGRHQIINAGLALAAMRHSQFELPDQAFETAMSTVTWPARLQKLTGDLAALAPSCDVWLDGGHNAGGGQALAEAMADLEDRVPRPLFLVAGMLRTKDASSFFEPFGGLARQVIAIPIPGHEKSYDTVSLASSAAEGGTFAAISPSLEDALQEIESASDEPCRVLICGSLYLAGYALKADGSEPV